The following are encoded together in the Ictalurus punctatus breed USDA103 chromosome 1, Coco_2.0, whole genome shotgun sequence genome:
- the LOC108262226 gene encoding involucrin isoform X1, giving the protein METRQTLSKLTGLSSPDTPETYDYRPVKEMGTATGNNPSQTIEDTTKQTCKIKKNKKEKKEKHLHMKVSYEKKEKNLEAREIAVEKRETHQNRREIHLKEREKHLNEKETNLAEKEKHLQQKEITLQEKGKHLDGKEVQFEEKEKHLDGKEMNLAEKEKHLQQRGIHLQEKEKHLDGKEVQFEEKEKQLFVRVINLGKRSKYLEGRETRLQERTKHLEEKDISLEGSLKHLLGRENSLQERTKHLEEKEVSLDERLKHLLGRENSLQERGKCLDGREVQLEKREMRIDRRESRVDEREQRLEGKEIHLEEKEKNLAQHDLRHLNSADRENEKQERSSFMKSSKKQKREHPDEEEKEHSVDE; this is encoded by the exons ATGGAAACGAGACAAACACTGAGCAAACTCACAG GTCTAAGTTCTCCTGACACACCAGAAACATATGATTATCGCCCAGTAAAAG aaatggGCACAGCTACTGGGAACAATCCCTCACAGACCATAGAGGATACAACAAAGCAAACgtgcaaaatcaagaaaaataagaaggaaaagaaagaaaaacatctgcATATGAAAGTTAgttatgaaaagaaagaaaagaatctgGAAGCAAGAGAGATTGCTGTAGAAAAGAGAGAAACCCATCAGAATAGAAGAGAAATTcatctgaaagagagagaaaagcatctgaatgaaaaagaaacgaatttagcagaaaaagaaaagcatctaCAACAAAAAGAAATTACTTTGCAAGAGAAAGGAAAGCATCTGGATGGAAAAGAAGTTCaatttgaagaaaaagaaaagcatctggatggaaaagaaatgaatttagcagaaaaagaaaagcatctaCAGCAAAGAGGGATTCATttgcaagagaaagaaaagcatCTGGATGGAAAAGAAGTTCAAtttgaagagaaagaaaaacaactgtTTGTAAGAGTGATTAATTTGGGGAAAAGATCAAAATATCTAGAGGGAAGAGAGACTCGCTTGCAAGAGAGAACAAAACATCTGGAAGAAAAAGACATTTCTTTAGAAGGAAGCTTAAAGCATCTGTTGGGGAGAgagaatagtttgcaagagagaacaaaacatctggaagaaaaagaagtttCTTTAGATGAACGTTTAAAGCATCTGTTGGGGAGAgagaatagtttgcaagagagAGGAAAGTGTCTGGATGGAAGAGAGGTTCAACTGGAAAAGAGGGAAATGCGTATAGATAGAAGAGAGAGTCGTGTGGATGAGAGAGAACAGCGCCTGGAGGGAAAGGAGATTCATttggaagagaaagaaaaaaatcttgcaCAACATGACCTGAGACATCTTAATTCTGCAGatagagaaaatgaaaaacaggaaagAAGTTCATTCATGAAAAGTTCCAAGAAGCAAAAGAGAGAACATCCtgatgaagaagagaaagagcacTCTGTTGATGAGTAA
- the LOC108262226 gene encoding involucrin isoform X3, which yields MTHQMSVSLSSPDTPETYDYRPVKEMGTATGNNPSQTIEDTTKQTCKIKKNKKEKKEKHLHMKVSYEKKEKNLEAREIAVEKRETHQNRREIHLKEREKHLNEKETNLAEKEKHLQQKEITLQEKGKHLDGKEVQFEEKEKHLDGKEMNLAEKEKHLQQRGIHLQEKEKHLDGKEVQFEEKEKQLFVRVINLGKRSKYLEGRETRLQERTKHLEEKDISLEGSLKHLLGRENSLQERTKHLEEKEVSLDERLKHLLGRENSLQERGKCLDGREVQLEKREMRIDRRESRVDEREQRLEGKEIHLEEKEKNLAQHDLRHLNSADRENEKQERSSFMKSSKKQKREHPDEEEKEHSVDE from the exons ATGACTCATCAGATGTCTGTAA GTCTAAGTTCTCCTGACACACCAGAAACATATGATTATCGCCCAGTAAAAG aaatggGCACAGCTACTGGGAACAATCCCTCACAGACCATAGAGGATACAACAAAGCAAACgtgcaaaatcaagaaaaataagaaggaaaagaaagaaaaacatctgcATATGAAAGTTAgttatgaaaagaaagaaaagaatctgGAAGCAAGAGAGATTGCTGTAGAAAAGAGAGAAACCCATCAGAATAGAAGAGAAATTcatctgaaagagagagaaaagcatctgaatgaaaaagaaacgaatttagcagaaaaagaaaagcatctaCAACAAAAAGAAATTACTTTGCAAGAGAAAGGAAAGCATCTGGATGGAAAAGAAGTTCaatttgaagaaaaagaaaagcatctggatggaaaagaaatgaatttagcagaaaaagaaaagcatctaCAGCAAAGAGGGATTCATttgcaagagaaagaaaagcatCTGGATGGAAAAGAAGTTCAAtttgaagagaaagaaaaacaactgtTTGTAAGAGTGATTAATTTGGGGAAAAGATCAAAATATCTAGAGGGAAGAGAGACTCGCTTGCAAGAGAGAACAAAACATCTGGAAGAAAAAGACATTTCTTTAGAAGGAAGCTTAAAGCATCTGTTGGGGAGAgagaatagtttgcaagagagaacaaaacatctggaagaaaaagaagtttCTTTAGATGAACGTTTAAAGCATCTGTTGGGGAGAgagaatagtttgcaagagagAGGAAAGTGTCTGGATGGAAGAGAGGTTCAACTGGAAAAGAGGGAAATGCGTATAGATAGAAGAGAGAGTCGTGTGGATGAGAGAGAACAGCGCCTGGAGGGAAAGGAGATTCATttggaagagaaagaaaaaaatcttgcaCAACATGACCTGAGACATCTTAATTCTGCAGatagagaaaatgaaaaacaggaaagAAGTTCATTCATGAAAAGTTCCAAGAAGCAAAAGAGAGAACATCCtgatgaagaagagaaagagcacTCTGTTGATGAGTAA
- the LOC108262226 gene encoding involucrin isoform X2 → MADDSSDVCLSSPDTPETYDYRPVKEMGTATGNNPSQTIEDTTKQTCKIKKNKKEKKEKHLHMKVSYEKKEKNLEAREIAVEKRETHQNRREIHLKEREKHLNEKETNLAEKEKHLQQKEITLQEKGKHLDGKEVQFEEKEKHLDGKEMNLAEKEKHLQQRGIHLQEKEKHLDGKEVQFEEKEKQLFVRVINLGKRSKYLEGRETRLQERTKHLEEKDISLEGSLKHLLGRENSLQERTKHLEEKEVSLDERLKHLLGRENSLQERGKCLDGREVQLEKREMRIDRRESRVDEREQRLEGKEIHLEEKEKNLAQHDLRHLNSADRENEKQERSSFMKSSKKQKREHPDEEEKEHSVDE, encoded by the exons ATGGCTGATGACTCATCAGATGTCT GTCTAAGTTCTCCTGACACACCAGAAACATATGATTATCGCCCAGTAAAAG aaatggGCACAGCTACTGGGAACAATCCCTCACAGACCATAGAGGATACAACAAAGCAAACgtgcaaaatcaagaaaaataagaaggaaaagaaagaaaaacatctgcATATGAAAGTTAgttatgaaaagaaagaaaagaatctgGAAGCAAGAGAGATTGCTGTAGAAAAGAGAGAAACCCATCAGAATAGAAGAGAAATTcatctgaaagagagagaaaagcatctgaatgaaaaagaaacgaatttagcagaaaaagaaaagcatctaCAACAAAAAGAAATTACTTTGCAAGAGAAAGGAAAGCATCTGGATGGAAAAGAAGTTCaatttgaagaaaaagaaaagcatctggatggaaaagaaatgaatttagcagaaaaagaaaagcatctaCAGCAAAGAGGGATTCATttgcaagagaaagaaaagcatCTGGATGGAAAAGAAGTTCAAtttgaagagaaagaaaaacaactgtTTGTAAGAGTGATTAATTTGGGGAAAAGATCAAAATATCTAGAGGGAAGAGAGACTCGCTTGCAAGAGAGAACAAAACATCTGGAAGAAAAAGACATTTCTTTAGAAGGAAGCTTAAAGCATCTGTTGGGGAGAgagaatagtttgcaagagagaacaaaacatctggaagaaaaagaagtttCTTTAGATGAACGTTTAAAGCATCTGTTGGGGAGAgagaatagtttgcaagagagAGGAAAGTGTCTGGATGGAAGAGAGGTTCAACTGGAAAAGAGGGAAATGCGTATAGATAGAAGAGAGAGTCGTGTGGATGAGAGAGAACAGCGCCTGGAGGGAAAGGAGATTCATttggaagagaaagaaaaaaatcttgcaCAACATGACCTGAGACATCTTAATTCTGCAGatagagaaaatgaaaaacaggaaagAAGTTCATTCATGAAAAGTTCCAAGAAGCAAAAGAGAGAACATCCtgatgaagaagagaaagagcacTCTGTTGATGAGTAA
- the LOC108262226 gene encoding trichohyalin isoform X4, with protein MGTATGNNPSQTIEDTTKQTCKIKKNKKEKKEKHLHMKVSYEKKEKNLEAREIAVEKRETHQNRREIHLKEREKHLNEKETNLAEKEKHLQQKEITLQEKGKHLDGKEVQFEEKEKHLDGKEMNLAEKEKHLQQRGIHLQEKEKHLDGKEVQFEEKEKQLFVRVINLGKRSKYLEGRETRLQERTKHLEEKDISLEGSLKHLLGRENSLQERTKHLEEKEVSLDERLKHLLGRENSLQERGKCLDGREVQLEKREMRIDRRESRVDEREQRLEGKEIHLEEKEKNLAQHDLRHLNSADRENEKQERSSFMKSSKKQKREHPDEEEKEHSVDE; from the coding sequence atggGCACAGCTACTGGGAACAATCCCTCACAGACCATAGAGGATACAACAAAGCAAACgtgcaaaatcaagaaaaataagaaggaaaagaaagaaaaacatctgcATATGAAAGTTAgttatgaaaagaaagaaaagaatctgGAAGCAAGAGAGATTGCTGTAGAAAAGAGAGAAACCCATCAGAATAGAAGAGAAATTcatctgaaagagagagaaaagcatctgaatgaaaaagaaacgaatttagcagaaaaagaaaagcatctaCAACAAAAAGAAATTACTTTGCAAGAGAAAGGAAAGCATCTGGATGGAAAAGAAGTTCaatttgaagaaaaagaaaagcatctggatggaaaagaaatgaatttagcagaaaaagaaaagcatctaCAGCAAAGAGGGATTCATttgcaagagaaagaaaagcatCTGGATGGAAAAGAAGTTCAAtttgaagagaaagaaaaacaactgtTTGTAAGAGTGATTAATTTGGGGAAAAGATCAAAATATCTAGAGGGAAGAGAGACTCGCTTGCAAGAGAGAACAAAACATCTGGAAGAAAAAGACATTTCTTTAGAAGGAAGCTTAAAGCATCTGTTGGGGAGAgagaatagtttgcaagagagaacaaaacatctggaagaaaaagaagtttCTTTAGATGAACGTTTAAAGCATCTGTTGGGGAGAgagaatagtttgcaagagagAGGAAAGTGTCTGGATGGAAGAGAGGTTCAACTGGAAAAGAGGGAAATGCGTATAGATAGAAGAGAGAGTCGTGTGGATGAGAGAGAACAGCGCCTGGAGGGAAAGGAGATTCATttggaagagaaagaaaaaaatcttgcaCAACATGACCTGAGACATCTTAATTCTGCAGatagagaaaatgaaaaacaggaaagAAGTTCATTCATGAAAAGTTCCAAGAAGCAAAAGAGAGAACATCCtgatgaagaagagaaagagcacTCTGTTGATGAGTAA
- the stub1 gene encoding E3 ubiquitin-protein ligase CHIP isoform X2, with the protein MAGSPEKSCSSAQELKEHGNRLFLCRKYQEAVTCYSKAINRNPSVAVYYTNRALCYVKLQQYDKALADCKHALELDSQSVKAHFFLGQCHLELENYEEAIGNLQRAYNLAKEQRLNFGDDIPSALRYAKKKRWNSMEEKRISQENELHAYLTKLILAERERELEDYREKQGDDNLIDSDISKIKTKHDKYLMDMDELFSQVDEKRKKREIPDYLCGKISFELMREPCITPSGITYDRKDIEEHLQRVGHFDPVTRSPLTQDQLIPNLAMKEVIDAFIQENGWVEDY; encoded by the exons ATGGCAGGCAGCCCGGAGAAGAGCTGCTCCTCAGCTCAGGAGCTCAAAGAGCATGGCAACCGCCTGTTCCTCTGCAGGAAGTACCAGGAGGCCGTCACCTGCTACAGCAAAGCTatc AACCGGAACCCATCAGTAGCGGTGTACTACACTAATAGAGCGCTGTGCTACGTGAAGCTGCAGCAGTATGATAAGGCTCTGGCCGACTGTAAACATGCGCTGGAGCTGGACAGCCAGTCAGTGAAAGCACATTTCTTCCTGGGTCAGTGTCATCTGGAGCTGGAGAACTATGAAGAGGCTATCGGAAATCTACAAAGAG CGTATAACCTGGCTAAAGAGCAGCGTCTGAACTTTGGCGATGATATTCCCAGCGCCCTGCGTTACGCCAAGAAGAAGCGATGGAACAGCATGGAGGAGAAGCGCATCAGCCAGGAGAACGAGCTGCACGCCTATCTCACCAAACTCATCCTGGCTGAGCGCGAGCG ggaaCTCGAAGACTACAGAGAGAAGCAGGGTGATGACAATCTGATCGACAGTGACATCAGCAAAATCAAAACCAAACAC gataAATATCTGATGGACATGGATGAGCTCTTTTCCCAAGTGGATGAGAAGAGGAAG aagcgAGAGATCCCTGACTATCTGTGTGGAAAGATCAGCTTTGAGCTAATGAGGGAACCGTGCATCACACCGAGCGGCATCACATACGACCGCAAAGACATCGAGGAGCACTTACAG CGTGTCGGCCATTTTGACCCCGTGACCCGAAGTCCCCTGACCCAGGATCAGCTGATCCCTAACCTGGCCATGAAGGAGGTGATCGATGCCTTTATCCAGGAGAACGGCTGGGTGGAGGactactaa
- the stub1 gene encoding E3 ubiquitin-protein ligase CHIP isoform X1 — MAGSPEKSCSSAQELKEHGNRLFLCRKYQEAVTCYSKAINRNPSVAVYYTNRALCYVKLQQYDKALADCKHALELDSQSVKAHFFLGQCHLELENYEEAIGNLQRAYNLAKEQRLNFGDDIPSALRYAKKKRWNSMEEKRISQENELHAYLTKLILAERERELEDYREKQGDDNLIDSDISKIKTKHDKYLMDMDELFSQVDEKRKVSWKREIPDYLCGKISFELMREPCITPSGITYDRKDIEEHLQRVGHFDPVTRSPLTQDQLIPNLAMKEVIDAFIQENGWVEDY; from the exons ATGGCAGGCAGCCCGGAGAAGAGCTGCTCCTCAGCTCAGGAGCTCAAAGAGCATGGCAACCGCCTGTTCCTCTGCAGGAAGTACCAGGAGGCCGTCACCTGCTACAGCAAAGCTatc AACCGGAACCCATCAGTAGCGGTGTACTACACTAATAGAGCGCTGTGCTACGTGAAGCTGCAGCAGTATGATAAGGCTCTGGCCGACTGTAAACATGCGCTGGAGCTGGACAGCCAGTCAGTGAAAGCACATTTCTTCCTGGGTCAGTGTCATCTGGAGCTGGAGAACTATGAAGAGGCTATCGGAAATCTACAAAGAG CGTATAACCTGGCTAAAGAGCAGCGTCTGAACTTTGGCGATGATATTCCCAGCGCCCTGCGTTACGCCAAGAAGAAGCGATGGAACAGCATGGAGGAGAAGCGCATCAGCCAGGAGAACGAGCTGCACGCCTATCTCACCAAACTCATCCTGGCTGAGCGCGAGCG ggaaCTCGAAGACTACAGAGAGAAGCAGGGTGATGACAATCTGATCGACAGTGACATCAGCAAAATCAAAACCAAACAC gataAATATCTGATGGACATGGATGAGCTCTTTTCCCAAGTGGATGAGAAGAGGAAGGTGAgttgg aagcgAGAGATCCCTGACTATCTGTGTGGAAAGATCAGCTTTGAGCTAATGAGGGAACCGTGCATCACACCGAGCGGCATCACATACGACCGCAAAGACATCGAGGAGCACTTACAG CGTGTCGGCCATTTTGACCCCGTGACCCGAAGTCCCCTGACCCAGGATCAGCTGATCCCTAACCTGGCCATGAAGGAGGTGATCGATGCCTTTATCCAGGAGAACGGCTGGGTGGAGGactactaa
- the luc7l gene encoding putative RNA-binding protein Luc7-like 1 isoform X1, which translates to MSAQAQMRALLDQLMGTARDGDESRQRVKFTDERVCKSHLLNCCPHDILSGTRMDLGECSKIHDLALRADYEIASKERDLFFELDAVDHLESFIADCDRRTELAKKRLAETQEEISAEVAAKAEKVHELNEEIGKLLAKAEQLGAEGNVDEAQKVLQEVEKVRTKKKDAEEEYRNSMPASSFQQQKLRVCEVCSAYLGLHDNDRRLADHFGGKLHLGFIQIREKLEQLKKTVLDKQERRNQERLKRREEREREERMRKRTRSRSRERRRSRSRDRERERERRRRRSRSSSKERRKSRSRSRDRERRRRHRSRSRSQSRPRREHSHRSSRDRLNGRAESRRSGDRESGEL; encoded by the exons ATGTCGGCTCAGGCTCAAATGAGAGCGCTGCTCGATCAGTTGATGGGAACGGCGAGGGACG GAGACGAGTCTCGACAGCGGGTGAAGTTCACGGACGAGCGAGTGTGTAAGTCTCACCTGCTGAACTGCTGTCCACATGACATCCTCTCCGGCACG cGTATGGACCTGGGCGAGTGCTCCAAAATCCACGACCTGGCCCTGAGGGCGGACTATGAGATCGCATCTAAAGAGAGAGATCTGTTCTTCGAGTTGGAC GCCGTGGATCACCTGGAGTCGTTCATCGCCGACTGCGACCGCAGAACCGAACTGGCGAAGAAACGCCTCGCCGAAACGCAGGAAGAGATCAGCGCTGAGGTCGCTGCCAAG GCGGAGAAGGTGCACGAGCTGAACGAGGAGATCGGGAAGCTGCTGGCGAAGGCGGAGCAGCTCGGTGCTGAGGGAAACGTGGATGAAGCGCAGAAGGTGCTACAGGAAGTGGAGAAAGTGCGCACTAAGAAGAAGGATGCGGAG gaggaGTACAGGAACTCGATGCCTGCTTCTAGTTTCCAGCAGCAGAAGCTccgtgtgtgtgaggtgtgctCCGCCTATCTGGGTCTCCATGACAATGACCGTCGCCTTGCCGACCATTTCGGTGGGAAACTGCACCTGGGCTTCATCCAGATCAGAGAAAAGCTGGAGCAGCTAAAG aaaacGGTCCTGGATAAGCAGGAGCGACGAAACCAGGAGAGACTGAAgcggagagaggagagagagcgtgaggagaggatgaggaagag GACCAGATCACGCAGCCGGGAGCGCAGGAG gtctcgTTCTCGTGATCgcgagcgtgagagagagaggagacggCGGAGATCTCGCTCGTCCTCGAAAGAGAGACGCAAATCAAGATCTCGgtccagagacagagagagacgcagGAGACACCGATCACGCTCCAGATCTCAATCACGCCCTCGCAGAGAGCACTcgcacag GTCATCCCGGGACCGTCTTAACGGGAGGGCGGAGTCTCGTCGCTCCGGAGACAGAGAGTCCGGAGAGCTCTGA
- the luc7l gene encoding putative RNA-binding protein Luc7-like 1 isoform X2, with protein sequence MDLGECSKIHDLALRADYEIASKERDLFFELDAVDHLESFIADCDRRTELAKKRLAETQEEISAEVAAKAEKVHELNEEIGKLLAKAEQLGAEGNVDEAQKVLQEVEKVRTKKKDAEEEYRNSMPASSFQQQKLRVCEVCSAYLGLHDNDRRLADHFGGKLHLGFIQIREKLEQLKKTVLDKQERRNQERLKRREEREREERMRKRTRSRSRERRRSRSRDRERERERRRRRSRSSSKERRKSRSRSRDRERRRRHRSRSRSQSRPRREHSHRSSRDRLNGRAESRRSGDRESGEL encoded by the exons ATGGACCTGGGCGAGTGCTCCAAAATCCACGACCTGGCCCTGAGGGCGGACTATGAGATCGCATCTAAAGAGAGAGATCTGTTCTTCGAGTTGGAC GCCGTGGATCACCTGGAGTCGTTCATCGCCGACTGCGACCGCAGAACCGAACTGGCGAAGAAACGCCTCGCCGAAACGCAGGAAGAGATCAGCGCTGAGGTCGCTGCCAAG GCGGAGAAGGTGCACGAGCTGAACGAGGAGATCGGGAAGCTGCTGGCGAAGGCGGAGCAGCTCGGTGCTGAGGGAAACGTGGATGAAGCGCAGAAGGTGCTACAGGAAGTGGAGAAAGTGCGCACTAAGAAGAAGGATGCGGAG gaggaGTACAGGAACTCGATGCCTGCTTCTAGTTTCCAGCAGCAGAAGCTccgtgtgtgtgaggtgtgctCCGCCTATCTGGGTCTCCATGACAATGACCGTCGCCTTGCCGACCATTTCGGTGGGAAACTGCACCTGGGCTTCATCCAGATCAGAGAAAAGCTGGAGCAGCTAAAG aaaacGGTCCTGGATAAGCAGGAGCGACGAAACCAGGAGAGACTGAAgcggagagaggagagagagcgtgaggagaggatgaggaagag GACCAGATCACGCAGCCGGGAGCGCAGGAG gtctcgTTCTCGTGATCgcgagcgtgagagagagaggagacggCGGAGATCTCGCTCGTCCTCGAAAGAGAGACGCAAATCAAGATCTCGgtccagagacagagagagacgcagGAGACACCGATCACGCTCCAGATCTCAATCACGCCCTCGCAGAGAGCACTcgcacag GTCATCCCGGGACCGTCTTAACGGGAGGGCGGAGTCTCGTCGCTCCGGAGACAGAGAGTCCGGAGAGCTCTGA
- the fam234a gene encoding protein FAM234A — protein sequence MSDSVAHTTEAEPLKGRQEETGGPNGRGCAGKVGMAKLSGWRTAAFLLSMFICLSVVFAFSFILPCPVRPQYQSTWNLTLPAAVTYNFLAVGDASKDKVLDVFLIYKSSEGRMNHTCIGEGLSSPCLFLLAVDGTGGQYLWERPLAAEFDWAECGVGGVKGKGGNLCVVAHADKLTAVDIHTGEILWKSSRSLVANGNRPVISLNNDKTNDIAVLSYSTTDTPSVKDLVFFSGKSGEMIGSKVEVGLAPGQMKSHLQFSTASEAQYVLLHTDRGLYAVSLGRLAASALSGLDSTLKRDKSWEQRADNQGLITLYDSGSLQSVLKVRGGYSSSSPSLLLLTNSAVMLFDTQKLSVTWTTNTSTLISTPSFGHFSNDRVPDIMLEEDQKNDTKRVVILDGEKGSVLWELFLPFHFNNPQPASVLTINYYSVFMLWGETHTHTNDTSVEGEERASYLLYPLHSDVLLERRNPAQHIIAFKALLLERGRHACYLILTEEDGALNSSSVLDGTKQVVLTKRKIKGDVSDSSVLGVGGAGRLDGDVSLQEESVKEAFYRLRFSDQPQ from the exons ATGTCAGACTCGGTGGCCCATACGACGGAAGCGGAGCCTCTGAAAGGCCGACAAGAAGAAACAGGTGGGCCCAATGGGCGGGGCTGTGCAGGCAAAGTGGGCATGGCTAAACTGTCAGGGTGGCGCACGGCGGCGTTCCTGCTCTCAATGTTCATCTGCCTGAGCGTGGTGTTCGCCTTCTCCTTCATCCTGCCCTGTCCTGTCAGACCACAGTACCAGTCCACCTGGAACCTGACTCTACCTgctgcag tgacaTACAACTTCCTGGCTGTTGGTGATGCGAGTAAAGACAAAGTGCTGGACGTGTTCCTCATCTATAAGAGTTCAGAGGGTCGCATGAACCACACCTGCATTGGggaag gtctGTCCTCCCCGTGTCTCTTTCTCCTGGCTGTTGATGGAACTGGTGGACAGTATCTATGGGAACGACCTCTAGCTGCTGAATTTGATTGGGCGGAATGTGGAGTGGGCGGAGTCAAAGGTAAAGGAGGGAACCTTTGTGTGGTGGCTCACGCTGATAAACTCACCGCCGTTGACATACACACAG gtgaaatCCTGTGGAAGAGTTCTCGATCTCTGGTTGCTAACGGTAACCGCCCAGTGATCAGCCTGAACAACGACAAAACCAATGACATCGCAGTGCTGAGTTACTCAACCACCGACACACCTTcagtg AAGGACCTGGTGTTCTTCTCAGGTAAATCCGGTGAGATGATTGGCTCCAAGGTTGAAGTGGGCCTGGCTCCGGGTCAGATGAAGTCTCACCTGCAGTTCAGCACAGCGAGTGAAGCGCAGTACGTCCTGCTCCACACAG acCGAGGGCTGTATGCGGTGAGTTTGGGAAGGTTGGCAGCGAGTGCTCTCTCTGGTCTCGACTCCACTCTGAAGAGAGATAAAAGCTGGGAGCAAAGAGCCGATAACCAGGGACTCATCACACTATAtga ctcGGGCTCTTTGCAGTCGGTACTGAAGGTGAGGGGTGGATATTCAAGCTCCTCTCCCTCACTGCTGCTCCTGACCAACTCCGCTGTGATGCTTTTCGACACACAGAAACTCAGCGTTACTTGGACCACCAACACAAGCACCCTGATcag tactcCATCATTTGGACACTTCAGCAATGATAGAGTTCCTGATATCATGCTTGAGGAAGACCAGAAAAACGACACCAAGAGA gtggtgATTTTAGATGGAGAGAAGGGCAGTGTGCTGTGGGAGTTGTTCCTGCCGTTCCATTTTAACAATCCACAACCAGCTTCTGTTCTCACAATCAACTACTACTCTGTGTTCATGCTGTggggagagacacacacacacaccaatgacacg agCGTGGAGGGAGAGGAACGTGCTTCGTATCTACTCTACCCACTCCATTCTGATGTCTTGCTGGAGAGGAGAAACCCCGCCCAACACATCATTGCCTTTAAAg cacttCTGTTGGAACGAGGCCGTCATGCCTGTTACCTCATCCTGACCGAAGAGGACGGAGCCCTGAACAGCAGCTCGGTGCTTGATGGGACGAAGCAGGTGGTCCTGACCAAGCGGAAGATCAAAGGCGACGTCTCTGATAGCAGCGTGCTAGGAGTGGGCGGAGCTGGGAGACTGGATGGAGACGTCTCCTTGCAGGAGGAGTCTGTGAAGGAGGCGTTCTATAGGCTGAGGTTCAGCGATCAACCTCAGTGA